The Candidatus Hydrogenedentota bacterium genome has a window encoding:
- a CDS encoding efflux RND transporter permease subunit, translating to MFLSNAAVRRPVAMGCLFIGLALLGINAYRKMGLEMLPKVDIPYVTIITVYPGATPEEIETEIARRIEDEVVSISGLKHVNSTAMEDMCQNLLEFDLDVDVDIAAMDVREKLDLIRADLPEGAEDPKVLKFDINATPILTLALAGSVPLDELYDYADNELKDRLTVTPGVANVDLIGGSKREVHIAIDRDRLAARGLTSLDVVRAIQNGVRTIPSGRIRAGGTEYAVKFDADFSEIAPIGDIEVAGRDGRRCYVRDVAEVRMASAEVRQAAFIDGSPAVAIKVVKKAEANAVKVVDELSRTIESIRADLPGGMDLVWVTDDRAFTAAMVRSAWTDVGQGILLTALILFLFLHDFRTTVVVSITMPLTILIGLFFMHLAGLTLNAPTLLSIGMSVGILVTNAIVVLEAIASHLERGSPPNEAARRGAADAFTAVLASAGTNVVVLLPIAALPGLFGLFIRSFAVTMIIVTLVSLFMCFTLTPLLCAILLKPRAADRRGPIAAFERGWDRALGGITGAYRRMLNFLERHRAAALGLIAAIALLFAHSLYTAGQLGSSMMATVDRGEVSVRVEFPTRYDLPRTVAELRALETRLDGLPNLRHILTTAGKVEGVVGQTSEGVYLAQMLLRFNERTERAESIHDLASMARESLKGVPGAIITVSVPASGGQGADLEFEIAGPDLETLNRLALAARDTARGIPGILDPDTTVRAGKPELRVRPDRAVLADLGFAPANLGAALRANIEGLTAGVFKQRGRSYDLVVKMDPREGRDQVRDFLFPGAPGMPVTLEGLGRIEERETPVQIPRTDKQRVARVYVNLARELPLGTAAAELLKRFEERAPLPPGYSTRFPGNYEIMAEAMAALAEAGIIALVLVALALAAILESFRQPVLILVTLPLALIGVVYGLYLGGYSMGIFVMMSAVMLIGIVVNNAILIMDQLNVLVARGERRHQAMAAAASDRFRAIAMITLAAVLGMLPLALGRGIGAEMRNDVGLASAGGILVSGILTLLVIPVLYNLMTRRGPAGGS from the coding sequence ATGTTTCTCTCGAACGCCGCCGTCCGCCGCCCCGTGGCGATGGGATGCCTCTTCATCGGCCTGGCGCTGCTGGGGATCAACGCCTATCGAAAGATGGGCCTGGAGATGCTGCCCAAGGTCGATATTCCGTATGTGACCATCATCACGGTGTATCCGGGCGCGACGCCGGAGGAGATCGAGACCGAGATCGCGCGCCGGATTGAAGACGAGGTGGTCTCCATTTCCGGGCTGAAGCATGTGAACTCCACGGCGATGGAGGACATGTGCCAGAACCTGCTCGAATTCGACCTGGATGTCGATGTCGACATTGCGGCGATGGACGTCCGCGAGAAGCTGGACCTGATCCGCGCCGATCTTCCCGAGGGGGCGGAAGATCCCAAGGTGCTGAAGTTCGATATCAACGCCACGCCGATATTGACGCTCGCGCTGGCGGGATCGGTCCCGCTGGACGAGCTCTACGACTACGCGGACAACGAATTGAAGGACCGCCTGACCGTGACGCCGGGCGTGGCGAATGTGGATCTGATCGGGGGGAGCAAGCGCGAGGTGCACATCGCCATCGACCGCGACCGGCTGGCCGCGCGCGGTCTGACCTCGCTCGATGTGGTGCGCGCAATTCAGAACGGGGTCCGCACGATACCCTCGGGCCGAATCCGCGCGGGCGGGACCGAGTACGCCGTAAAGTTTGACGCGGACTTCAGCGAAATCGCGCCGATTGGCGATATCGAAGTCGCGGGGCGGGACGGGCGGCGCTGCTACGTCCGGGATGTGGCGGAGGTCCGGATGGCGTCGGCCGAAGTGCGGCAGGCGGCCTTCATTGATGGGAGCCCGGCGGTCGCGATCAAGGTGGTGAAGAAGGCCGAAGCGAATGCGGTGAAGGTCGTGGACGAACTTTCCAGGACCATCGAATCGATCCGCGCGGACCTGCCGGGCGGCATGGATCTCGTCTGGGTCACGGATGATCGCGCGTTTACCGCGGCCATGGTGCGCAGCGCGTGGACCGACGTGGGGCAGGGCATCCTGCTGACCGCGCTGATTCTCTTTCTCTTTCTCCACGATTTCCGGACCACGGTCGTGGTCTCGATCACGATGCCGCTTACGATTTTGATCGGGCTGTTCTTCATGCACCTGGCCGGCCTGACCCTGAATGCCCCCACCCTGCTCTCGATCGGCATGTCGGTGGGGATTCTGGTGACCAACGCCATCGTCGTGCTGGAGGCCATCGCCTCCCACCTGGAGCGGGGCAGCCCCCCCAACGAAGCCGCGCGGCGCGGGGCCGCCGACGCCTTTACCGCGGTGCTCGCGAGCGCGGGCACCAATGTGGTCGTCCTGCTTCCCATCGCGGCGCTGCCCGGACTTTTCGGGCTGTTCATAAGGTCCTTCGCGGTGACCATGATCATCGTCACGCTGGTCTCGCTGTTCATGTGCTTCACGCTCACGCCATTGCTTTGCGCCATCCTGCTGAAGCCGCGCGCCGCCGATCGCCGGGGCCCGATCGCGGCGTTCGAACGGGGTTGGGATCGCGCGCTCGGCGGCATTACCGGGGCGTATCGCCGCATGCTGAACTTCCTGGAGCGGCATCGGGCGGCCGCCTTGGGGCTGATCGCCGCGATCGCGTTGCTCTTCGCACACAGCCTCTACACGGCGGGCCAGCTCGGATCGTCGATGATGGCCACCGTCGACCGGGGGGAAGTTTCGGTCCGCGTCGAGTTTCCGACGCGCTACGACCTGCCGCGCACCGTGGCGGAGCTTCGCGCTCTTGAAACGCGCCTGGACGGCCTGCCGAACCTGCGGCACATCCTGACGACCGCCGGGAAGGTGGAAGGCGTGGTCGGCCAGACCTCGGAGGGCGTGTACCTCGCCCAGATGCTGCTCCGGTTCAATGAGCGGACGGAACGCGCCGAGAGCATCCACGATCTGGCCAGCATGGCCCGCGAAAGCCTGAAGGGCGTACCCGGCGCGATTATCACGGTGAGCGTCCCGGCGAGCGGCGGCCAGGGCGCGGATCTGGAATTCGAGATTGCGGGGCCGGACCTCGAGACGCTCAACCGGCTCGCGCTGGCGGCCCGGGATACGGCGCGCGGCATTCCGGGCATCCTCGATCCGGACACGACGGTCCGCGCGGGGAAGCCCGAGCTGCGCGTGCGCCCGGACCGCGCGGTGCTTGCGGATCTGGGCTTTGCCCCGGCGAACCTTGGTGCGGCGCTGCGCGCGAATATTGAGGGGCTCACCGCCGGCGTGTTCAAGCAACGCGGGCGCAGTTACGACCTGGTCGTCAAGATGGATCCCCGGGAAGGGCGCGACCAGGTGCGCGATTTCCTGTTTCCGGGGGCGCCCGGGATGCCGGTTACGCTCGAGGGGCTGGGCCGGATCGAAGAGCGCGAGACACCGGTGCAGATCCCCCGCACCGACAAGCAGCGCGTGGCCCGCGTTTATGTCAATCTGGCCCGCGAGCTTCCGCTGGGCACGGCGGCGGCCGAACTGCTGAAGCGGTTCGAGGAACGCGCGCCGCTGCCGCCCGGATACAGCACCCGGTTCCCGGGCAACTACGAGATCATGGCGGAGGCGATGGCGGCGTTGGCGGAAGCCGGTATTATCGCCCTCGTACTCGTTGCCCTGGCGCTCGCCGCCATCCTGGAATCGTTCCGGCAGCCCGTACTCATCCTGGTTACCTTGCCGCTCGCCCTGATCGGGGTTGTCTACGGGCTCTACCTGGGCGGGTACAGCATGGGGATTTTCGTGATGATGAGCGCCGTGATGCTGATAGGCATTGTGGTGAACAACGCGATCCTGATCATGGACCAGCTCAACGTGCTTGTCGCGCGCGGGGAGCGTCGGCACCAGGCCATGGCCGCCGCCGCGAGCGACCGCTTCCGCGCGATCGCCATGATCACGCTGGCGGCGGTGCTGGGCATGCTGCCCCTGGCGCTCGGGCGCGGGATCGGCGCCGAGATGCGCAACGACGTGGGGCTGGCGTCGGCCGGCGGCATTCTGGTGTCCGGCATTTTGACGCTGCTCGTGATTCCCGTGCTCTACAACCTGATGACGCGGCGCGGGCCGGCGGGCGGTTCGTAG
- the clcA gene encoding H(+)/Cl(-) exchange transporter ClcA → MSQALEQSKNLQSWHVMRDRRRNQYFRAALVGLLAGAVALLFQQALVVAETARMLTVETLHATHPGIGWVVPMLAGGLLGALAGWMTSRFAPEAAGSGIPHVKGALAHAGEMRWWRVLPVKFLGGVLAIGSGFSMGREGPTVQMGAAVGKLLADTLRVPAKAAPRLMACGAGAGLAAAFHAPLAGFIFTIEELQREFSTLTYVMALIAAVVANIVGAHFWGSGNVFDASGFPAAPLASLPICVAIGVLAGFFGSGFSRSLLLLQRYTSGPGSIPAWKRAGAVGLLVGLAAWWLPEIAGGGHEVTKLLLHGGASGVEFMGFLAVLFAGKFLLTVLCYAAGVPGGIFAPMLVMGASLGMITGIAVTGFLPDLAPIPESFVAIGMAAFFAAVVRAPITGIVLVLEMTGDFHQLLPLITASLFAMMVAERLRVPPIYDALLEADTNRRQPDVPAHREPVLLEFVVQEGSAMDGHAIKELPLPARCLFVTITRQGNDLLPNGDTVLHRGDHITAVLSGAGAGEAVARLLPLSKA, encoded by the coding sequence GTGAGCCAGGCGTTGGAACAATCGAAGAACTTGCAGAGCTGGCACGTCATGCGCGACCGCCGGCGCAACCAGTATTTTCGCGCGGCGCTGGTCGGCCTGCTCGCCGGCGCGGTCGCGCTGTTGTTTCAACAGGCCCTCGTGGTCGCTGAGACCGCGCGCATGCTTACCGTGGAGACGCTGCACGCCACGCATCCCGGCATCGGCTGGGTCGTACCCATGCTCGCCGGCGGCTTGCTGGGCGCCCTCGCCGGCTGGATGACCTCCCGCTTCGCGCCGGAGGCGGCCGGCAGCGGCATTCCCCACGTCAAGGGCGCCCTGGCGCACGCAGGCGAGATGCGATGGTGGCGGGTCCTGCCGGTGAAGTTTCTGGGCGGCGTGCTCGCGATCGGATCGGGCTTCTCGATGGGGCGCGAGGGCCCCACCGTGCAGATGGGCGCGGCCGTCGGCAAGCTCCTCGCCGATACGTTGCGCGTCCCCGCGAAAGCGGCCCCCCGCCTGATGGCGTGCGGCGCGGGGGCCGGGCTTGCGGCGGCCTTCCACGCGCCCCTGGCCGGCTTCATCTTCACGATCGAGGAGCTCCAGCGCGAGTTCTCCACACTGACCTACGTCATGGCGCTCATCGCCGCCGTGGTGGCGAATATCGTGGGCGCGCACTTCTGGGGCAGCGGCAACGTGTTCGACGCCTCCGGGTTCCCCGCCGCGCCGCTGGCCTCGCTGCCCATCTGCGTGGCCATTGGCGTGCTGGCGGGCTTCTTCGGGAGCGGCTTTTCGCGCTCGCTGCTGCTGCTCCAGCGATACACCAGCGGCCCCGGATCCATCCCCGCCTGGAAGCGCGCCGGCGCCGTGGGCCTGCTCGTGGGCCTCGCCGCGTGGTGGCTTCCCGAGATCGCCGGCGGCGGCCACGAAGTCACCAAGCTCCTGCTGCACGGCGGCGCTTCCGGCGTCGAGTTCATGGGCTTTCTCGCGGTACTCTTCGCCGGCAAGTTCCTGCTGACTGTGCTCTGCTACGCGGCCGGCGTCCCGGGGGGCATCTTCGCGCCCATGCTCGTGATGGGCGCCAGCCTCGGCATGATCACCGGCATCGCCGTGACCGGCTTTCTACCCGATCTCGCGCCCATCCCCGAGAGCTTCGTCGCCATCGGCATGGCGGCCTTTTTCGCCGCCGTCGTGCGCGCGCCCATCACCGGCATCGTGCTCGTCCTCGAAATGACCGGTGATTTCCACCAGCTGCTGCCGCTCATCACCGCGTCGCTCTTCGCGATGATGGTCGCGGAGCGGCTCCGCGTGCCCCCGATCTACGATGCCCTGCTGGAGGCCGACACCAACCGGCGCCAGCCGGACGTCCCCGCGCACCGCGAGCCGGTGCTCCTCGAATTCGTCGTCCAGGAGGGCTCCGCGATGGACGGCCACGCGATCAAGGAGCTCCCGCTCCCCGCGCGCTGCCTCTTCGTCACCATTACCCGCCAGGGCAACGATCTCCTGCCCAACGGCGACACCGTGCTCCACCGGGGCGACCACATCACCGCCGTGCTCAGCGGCGCCGGCGCGGGCGAGGCGGTGGCCCGGCTCCTGCCCCTCAGCAAGGCCTGA
- a CDS encoding DUF1559 domain-containing protein: MNRNNRTSRGFTLIELLVVIGVIGILAAILLPALARAREAARRASCMNNLVQLGLALRMYAEEHDYQLPWSGGGGNADALLDLRGEYVAEDGIFFCPSDTQPPQLESDSGEPIVWTAILDGGRKDGGSRSSGAAGPESPSVRASYDYLGAYTKAPLAYPHPSRPIPRIPILWDITIQHAEDTGNTYLVSSTNHVPSGGNVLFMDGTVEFLLIPDWHDNNFPIALPDIPHDRPMDILRDEAAEAQEGGMAEFGLGR; the protein is encoded by the coding sequence ATGAACCGCAACAATCGCACGTCCAGGGGCTTCACCCTGATCGAGTTGCTGGTGGTCATCGGCGTGATCGGCATCCTCGCGGCCATCCTGCTGCCCGCCCTGGCCCGCGCGCGGGAGGCGGCCCGGCGCGCGAGCTGCATGAACAACCTGGTCCAGCTCGGGCTCGCGTTGCGGATGTACGCCGAAGAGCACGACTACCAGCTTCCCTGGAGCGGGGGCGGCGGCAACGCGGACGCGCTGCTGGATCTCCGTGGCGAGTACGTGGCCGAGGACGGGATTTTCTTCTGCCCGTCGGACACGCAACCGCCGCAGCTGGAATCGGATTCCGGTGAACCGATCGTCTGGACCGCGATACTGGACGGCGGCCGGAAGGACGGCGGATCCAGGAGTTCCGGCGCCGCCGGCCCGGAAAGCCCGAGCGTCCGCGCGAGCTACGACTATCTCGGCGCCTACACAAAAGCCCCCCTGGCCTATCCCCACCCAAGCCGCCCGATCCCGCGGATTCCGATCCTCTGGGACATCACCATTCAGCACGCCGAGGATACCGGCAACACCTACCTCGTCTCCTCCACGAACCACGTGCCCAGCGGAGGCAACGTGCTCTTCATGGACGGCACGGTAGAGTTCCTGCTCATCCCGGATTGGCACGACAACAACTTCCCCATCGCCCTGCCGGATATCCCCCACGACCGCCCCATGGACATACTGCGCGACGAAGCGGCGGAAGCGCAGGAGGGAGGAATGGCCGAATTCGGCCTGGGGCGGTGA
- a CDS encoding type II secretion system protein — MNTALRSRRPNGGFTLLEMLVYVAIFGLTINILASLLMTGARLSATAALSLDRLAGVRDVQEAFTTYTRRASGVAVSAGSYTTGEDTLVLAMPPSWGYDYAVLGKLGEDGGDHFGVLRLRNGDSGLESDFLQFRAQPLAHLRFEVDESGARPVVHMEIQVKPESGERDRGFRMHRTAATPRGTTP, encoded by the coding sequence ATGAACACCGCCCTTCGATCGCGCCGGCCCAACGGCGGCTTCACCCTGCTGGAAATGCTGGTCTACGTCGCCATCTTCGGGTTGACCATCAACATCCTCGCCAGCCTGCTGATGACCGGCGCGCGCCTCTCCGCCACGGCGGCGTTGAGCCTCGACCGCCTCGCCGGGGTGCGCGATGTGCAGGAGGCCTTCACCACCTATACCCGGCGGGCGTCGGGCGTCGCGGTGTCGGCCGGAAGCTACACGACCGGCGAGGACACCCTCGTCCTGGCCATGCCGCCGAGCTGGGGCTACGACTATGCCGTGCTGGGCAAGCTGGGCGAGGACGGCGGCGATCATTTCGGGGTGTTGCGCCTGCGCAACGGCGATTCCGGGCTGGAGAGCGATTTCCTGCAGTTCCGCGCGCAGCCGCTGGCCCATCTCCGGTTTGAGGTGGACGAGAGCGGCGCGCGCCCGGTGGTGCATATGGAAATACAGGTAAAACCGGAGTCCGGAGAGCGCGATCGCGGCTTCCGGATGCACCGGACAGCGGCGACGCCGCGGGGGACGACGCCATGA
- a CDS encoding type II secretion system protein: MRRRNRESGFTLLELTCALFVITVAGFGAIQLYSVGIGQIMVMREYDAASAVLRSEMETLRAQPFEAISDGMAFTAPVPEEVLHAPEASVAVAPGPVAGLKDVTVSLRWQSRHGRWITRSLTTRIAARGAGGAP; encoded by the coding sequence ATGCGACGCCGAAATCGAGAAAGCGGCTTCACGCTCCTGGAGCTGACCTGCGCGCTGTTCGTCATCACGGTGGCGGGCTTTGGCGCGATCCAGCTCTACAGTGTGGGCATCGGACAGATCATGGTGATGCGCGAATACGACGCCGCGTCGGCCGTGTTGCGCAGCGAAATGGAAACCCTGCGCGCGCAGCCTTTTGAGGCGATCTCGGACGGCATGGCGTTCACGGCGCCGGTCCCGGAAGAAGTGCTGCACGCGCCCGAAGCCTCGGTCGCCGTGGCGCCGGGTCCGGTCGCGGGCCTGAAGGATGTCACCGTGAGCCTCCGCTGGCAGAGCCGCCACGGTCGCTGGATTACGCGGTCGCTAACGACGCGCATCGCGGCTCGCGGCGCGGGAGGCGCGCCATGA
- a CDS encoding type II secretion system F family protein, which yields MRWKELANFDLGRLFGGGARADDPPVYWWARLSRPFARAVRSPLPIPASYRRMAARPAWRGPVYWNARTWRRDVVLVVEQMQSLIRCNAPLAAGLAAAAEEEQRIRTAWSPQRTTAVVRNALLAGLMFAFGISIALEPEGLGSGRAIAMAVMLVLLGGWAIWRFALNRSSRLAVFLALEHRLSGGMSLSDAVASLPRFFPKHLADLVEAGEATGNMDRAFGQFSEAMIASLGLHRQLKLTMLYIKIVLLAQALVVGFLLVKVLPVWIEILTELHPEGPVYRPSFGAMGFLNIILPSFDTLASLTEAAASWSRPLLAFLALYVCWRVLARFRGRRSWASRGLSTIVLYIPWVRAMVVRHNLGLIASMLHGLLRAGVPLDGALSQVMESELLPAYRAWLQKFRARIQQGDSAAEALARTRSRRLIPDSFAGLMEAGERTGQLPEILEQVGLLYRGQVERQIRVLAALVLPLGVFLLGYVTLCAQTIAFGALASIFDSLIV from the coding sequence ATGCGCTGGAAAGAACTCGCCAATTTCGATCTGGGCCGCCTGTTTGGCGGCGGCGCGCGGGCCGATGATCCGCCGGTGTACTGGTGGGCGCGCCTGTCCCGCCCGTTCGCCCGGGCCGTGCGGAGCCCGCTGCCTATTCCGGCCTCCTATCGCCGGATGGCCGCGCGACCGGCCTGGCGCGGCCCGGTCTACTGGAACGCACGCACCTGGCGGCGGGACGTCGTGCTGGTGGTGGAGCAGATGCAAAGCCTCATACGGTGCAATGCGCCCCTGGCCGCCGGACTCGCCGCGGCCGCGGAAGAGGAGCAGCGCATCCGGACCGCCTGGTCGCCGCAGCGGACAACCGCCGTCGTCCGAAACGCGCTGCTGGCCGGGCTGATGTTTGCCTTCGGGATCAGCATCGCGCTGGAGCCCGAAGGACTGGGGAGCGGCCGCGCGATCGCCATGGCGGTGATGCTCGTGCTGCTGGGCGGCTGGGCGATCTGGCGCTTCGCGCTCAACCGGAGCAGCCGCCTGGCGGTGTTTCTTGCGCTGGAGCACCGGCTCTCGGGCGGCATGTCCCTCTCCGACGCCGTCGCTTCGCTGCCGCGCTTCTTCCCGAAGCACCTCGCGGACCTGGTCGAGGCGGGCGAGGCGACGGGGAACATGGATCGGGCTTTCGGGCAGTTCAGCGAAGCCATGATCGCCTCGCTCGGGCTGCACCGCCAACTCAAGCTCACCATGCTCTATATCAAGATTGTCCTGCTGGCCCAGGCGCTCGTTGTGGGCTTCCTCCTCGTGAAAGTCCTGCCCGTCTGGATCGAAATCCTCACCGAATTGCATCCGGAAGGCCCCGTTTATCGCCCGAGTTTCGGGGCAATGGGCTTTCTGAACATCATTCTGCCGAGTTTCGACACGCTGGCGTCCCTGACCGAGGCCGCCGCGTCCTGGTCGCGCCCGCTGCTCGCGTTTCTGGCGCTCTACGTCTGCTGGCGGGTACTCGCACGCTTTCGCGGGCGCCGGAGCTGGGCCAGCCGTGGCCTTTCGACCATCGTGCTCTATATCCCCTGGGTGCGCGCGATGGTCGTGCGCCACAACCTCGGCCTGATCGCGTCCATGCTGCACGGCCTGCTGCGGGCGGGCGTGCCGCTGGATGGCGCGCTAAGCCAGGTGATGGAAAGCGAATTGCTGCCGGCCTACCGCGCCTGGCTCCAGAAGTTTCGGGCGCGCATCCAGCAGGGGGATTCCGCCGCGGAGGCCCTGGCGCGCACGCGCTCGCGGCGCCTGATTCCAGATTCCTTCGCGGGACTGATGGAGGCGGGCGAGCGCACCGGCCAGCTGCCCGAAATCCTGGAACAGGTCGGCCTGTTGTACCGCGGGCAGGTCGAGCGCCAGATCCGGGTGCTGGCGGCGCTGGTGCTGCCCCTGGGCGTGTTCCTGCTGGGCTACGTCACCCTCTGCGCGCAAACGATCGCGTTCGGAGCCCTGGCGAGCATTTTTGACAGCCTGATCGTGTGA
- a CDS encoding type II secretion system F family protein: MTMYRYRALDPEGAPVEGNMEAVSAHAVTRKLQERGLTVNGVEEAYPDRRLLRESRALTWDDLHLLTEQLASVVRGGLPLSASLKALASELRNPRLRPVLEQLHADLDRGAALDEAIDRQHDRFPRVFPALVRAGEASGNLPGVLALIARHAARMIDVRQRIQIAMIYPAILGVISFAVISFIMLKVVPVFGDIFKEFGGQLPWPTQFLLGLSAVFEHSWGNLLAALCGGLVLLVGAIMWMRASPAGRCRLDLIRLYFPWAGPLWRLSVQARFCRIMTLLLDSRVPVLDALELAGAASGSPVLERALEDAVLAVAGGDRLSDALAATRFFGHDACWLLSTSEDRGSIEEAFGTLAERFEHQAAAHDRYFGALAAPAFAAAMGVVIAFVAIALYLPIFTLGDSIGL, encoded by the coding sequence ATGACGATGTACAGATACCGGGCGCTGGACCCGGAAGGGGCCCCCGTCGAGGGGAATATGGAAGCCGTATCGGCGCACGCGGTCACGCGGAAGCTTCAGGAGCGGGGCCTGACCGTGAACGGGGTGGAGGAGGCGTACCCGGACCGGCGGCTGTTGCGGGAGTCGCGCGCGCTAACGTGGGACGATCTGCACCTCTTGACGGAGCAGCTGGCCTCCGTCGTGCGGGGCGGGTTGCCGCTCTCGGCCTCGCTCAAGGCGCTGGCGTCGGAGCTGCGCAATCCGCGGCTGCGCCCGGTGCTGGAGCAGCTCCACGCCGACCTGGATCGCGGCGCGGCGCTGGACGAGGCGATCGATCGGCAGCACGACCGCTTTCCGCGGGTGTTTCCGGCGCTGGTCCGCGCGGGCGAGGCGTCCGGAAACCTGCCGGGGGTGCTGGCGCTGATCGCGCGGCACGCGGCGCGGATGATCGACGTCCGGCAGCGGATCCAGATCGCGATGATCTACCCCGCAATCCTCGGGGTGATATCCTTCGCGGTCATCAGCTTCATCATGCTCAAGGTCGTCCCCGTGTTCGGGGACATTTTCAAGGAGTTTGGCGGGCAATTGCCGTGGCCAACCCAGTTTCTTCTGGGGCTGAGCGCGGTGTTTGAACATTCGTGGGGCAACCTGCTGGCCGCGCTCTGTGGGGGGCTGGTCTTGCTGGTGGGCGCGATCATGTGGATGCGGGCGAGCCCCGCCGGCCGCTGCCGGCTGGACCTCATCCGGCTCTATTTCCCCTGGGCCGGGCCGCTCTGGCGCCTGTCGGTCCAGGCGCGGTTCTGCCGGATCATGACCCTCCTGCTGGACTCGCGCGTGCCCGTGCTGGACGCGCTCGAGCTGGCCGGGGCCGCGTCCGGGAGCCCGGTGCTGGAGCGCGCGCTGGAAGACGCCGTGCTGGCGGTGGCGGGGGGCGATCGCCTGTCGGACGCGCTCGCGGCCACGCGCTTCTTCGGCCACGACGCCTGCTGGCTCCTGTCCACGAGCGAGGATCGGGGCTCCATCGAGGAGGCGTTCGGAACGCTGGCGGAACGCTTCGAACACCAGGCCGCCGCGCATGATCGCTATTTCGGCGCGCTCGCGGCCCCGGCCTTTGCCGCGGCCATGGGCGTGGTAATCGCATTCGTCGCCATCGCCCTCTACCTGCCCATCTTCACGCTGGGCGATTCGATCGGGTTATAG
- a CDS encoding type II secretion system F family protein: MLEQIRVSVKANVPLSPAFAAAAQDYLVADTGFSPQRIARICKLAGLGILMLLAMLGALDSICQEGAEALPELIPGVVIAAWLMINVIRQRHKPAAVFTALQSHVESGHTLSEAMNRLPRFFPRNLIALAEMGERTGTLDDVLDRFSSDTIAMYTGGRELRRVLWYFGIGIVVQISIILFFMVKVVPVFYELFAELGVHATAESPAPHMFPIPSTNLLVAIADFLAYKGPFLIFILGWSVSLWLWIRPKFQRRSWASRKLATPLLAVPGIRGMVARQNLGTAAFMLQQMLQAGVPLERALDAVANADLHRVYRHWFARVRKRVLNGDSLKDACSGIRLATPVPRSFTSLLAMGEAHGRLESALAYIAENYRGQVERRRKLLVSCVLPLGVFIMGYITLSMAASMFQMLTAAADAVMP; this comes from the coding sequence GTGCTCGAACAAATACGTGTGAGCGTGAAAGCCAATGTGCCTCTCAGTCCGGCTTTTGCCGCCGCCGCGCAAGATTACCTCGTAGCCGACACCGGCTTCTCCCCCCAACGCATAGCGCGGATATGTAAGTTGGCCGGTCTGGGTATTCTGATGTTGTTGGCGATGCTCGGTGCGTTGGACTCGATCTGCCAGGAAGGTGCTGAGGCCCTGCCGGAGCTGATTCCTGGCGTTGTCATTGCCGCCTGGCTAATGATCAACGTCATCCGGCAGCGCCACAAACCAGCGGCGGTTTTTACCGCGCTCCAGTCGCACGTGGAGTCCGGCCATACGCTCTCGGAGGCCATGAACCGGCTGCCACGATTTTTCCCCCGCAATCTCATCGCCTTGGCCGAAATGGGCGAGCGCACGGGTACGCTCGACGACGTATTAGACAGATTCTCCAGCGACACCATCGCAATGTACACGGGCGGGCGCGAGCTCAGGCGCGTTCTCTGGTACTTTGGAATCGGGATTGTAGTCCAGATCAGCATTATTTTGTTCTTTATGGTGAAAGTGGTGCCGGTGTTTTATGAATTGTTCGCGGAACTCGGCGTTCACGCGACGGCCGAATCGCCCGCACCCCACATGTTCCCGATACCGTCGACCAATCTACTCGTCGCTATCGCGGATTTTCTGGCATACAAGGGCCCCTTCCTGATCTTCATTCTGGGATGGTCGGTTTCCCTGTGGCTCTGGATTCGCCCCAAATTTCAGCGGCGGAGTTGGGCGAGCCGCAAGTTGGCGACCCCGTTGCTGGCGGTTCCGGGTATACGTGGGATGGTCGCGCGGCAGAATCTGGGAACTGCGGCTTTCATGCTGCAACAGATGCTGCAGGCGGGTGTGCCGCTGGAGCGCGCGCTGGACGCCGTGGCCAACGCGGACTTGCACCGGGTTTACCGCCATTGGTTTGCCCGCGTGCGGAAGCGGGTTTTGAACGGCGATTCACTCAAAGATGCCTGCTCCGGAATACGGCTCGCGACGCCGGTGCCCCGATCATTCACCTCCCTCCTTGCCATGGGGGAGGCGCACGGCCGGCTGGAGAGCGCCCTGGCGTATATAGCGGAGAATTATCGCGGGCAGGTGGAGCGCCGGCGCAAGCTACTGGTGAGCTGCGTCCTTCCGCTGGGCGTCTTCATTATGGGATACATCACACTAAGCATGGCGGCCTCCATGTTCCAGATGTTAACCGCAGCTGCGGACGCGGTAATGCCATGA